A window of Aquibium oceanicum genomic DNA:
CCAGTCCATGCAGGGCATGCTGGTCACGCTGGAGCGAGACGGGTTCATCGTGCGCACGCCACATCCCGACCATGGGCGGATCATCATGACGGAGCTGACCGACAAAGGCAGTGCGGCGGCACAGGCCGGCATGCTCGCGGCCGAGGCTGTGGAGCGGCAGATGCTCGCCGACCTGACCGGCGAGGAGGCCAGGTTGCTGGGCGACCTCCTGCGACGCTGCGCCGATGCGCTCGAGAGGACGTGATCGATGGCGTTCTGGATGGGTGTCGCATCGGCGCAGCATGCCCGCGGAGGACGCGATGGCGGCTTCGCGCAGCTCGGACACGGCAAGCATATCGCGGTAAAGTCGCTCAGGAAGGGTGACTGGATTGTCTACTACTCCCCACGCGAGGGCATGGGTGAAGGCGAGGTTGTGCAGGCGTTCACCACCATTGGCCGCGTGTCATCGGACGCACCCTATCGCGCCGAGCAGGCAATGAACTTCAATCCCTATCGGGTCGACGTGGACTATCTGAAGGACGCCCGGCCCGCTCCGATCAAGCCGCTTCTGGACAGGCTCCGACTGACCCGCGATCAAGGCGCCCACTGGGGCATGGTACTGCGCGGGCCGAAACACAGGCTCGACGAAGAAGACATGCGACTGATCGCCGAAGCCATGGGCGTTCTGGTGGAGTTCGAGAGTTTCCAGGACTGATATCGCGAAGTTCGCGACGCCCTTCAGATTTCAACGATATGGTCGTCGAGTTCGTTGGGGTTGGTCGCGCCCGGCGGAAAATGCTCGGCGAGCAGCGCGCCGACACTTTCCACCGCGTTCGCAAACCCCTCGCCCAGCCGGTCGCCGCGCGCATCCTCGACGAGGCGGGCGACGATGTCGTTCCAGGTCGACTGGTCGACCTTGTCGTCGATCCCCGAATCCGCGACGACCTCGGCGTAGCGTTCGGCCAGCGAGACGAAGATCAGGACGCCGGTGCGCGCCTGCGTGGCGTGGACGTTGTGGGCGAGGAACTGCCGCGCCGCGTTGTCGTGCGCGCGCCGGTAGCGCAGCCGCGGCGGCACGAGATGCACGCGCAGGTCGGGCACGACCCGCAGCACCAGCAGTGCGGAGGCGAACGCCCCCGCCTGGGCCAGCACCAGCGATACCGGCGCGACCTCCACCCACAACCAGTGCGCGGCGAGGGCGGCGACGAGGCTCGTCGCCAGCATCCCGAGGGTGAGCATAA
This region includes:
- a CDS encoding MarR family winged helix-turn-helix transcriptional regulator, with the protein product MSASSGEGWIGYSLKIAQHRLRQRLEAELAGTGVSASQNAVLLAIGDNPRISNASLARAAFVTPQSMQGMLVTLERDGFIVRTPHPDHGRIIMTELTDKGSAAAQAGMLAAEAVERQMLADLTGEEARLLGDLLRRCADALERT
- a CDS encoding EVE domain-containing protein translates to MAFWMGVASAQHARGGRDGGFAQLGHGKHIAVKSLRKGDWIVYYSPREGMGEGEVVQAFTTIGRVSSDAPYRAEQAMNFNPYRVDVDYLKDARPAPIKPLLDRLRLTRDQGAHWGMVLRGPKHRLDEEDMRLIAEAMGVLVEFESFQD
- a CDS encoding TPM domain-containing protein translates to MTSGLSPEDRQRVAEAIRIAEAKTSGEIYCVLARRSDDYFFASALMLTLGMLATSLVAALAAHWLWVEVAPVSLVLAQAGAFASALLVLRVVPDLRVHLVPPRLRYRRAHDNAARQFLAHNVHATQARTGVLIFVSLAERYAEVVADSGIDDKVDQSTWNDIVARLVEDARGDRLGEGFANAVESVGALLAEHFPPGATNPNELDDHIVEI